A region of uncultured Anaeromusa sp. DNA encodes the following proteins:
- a CDS encoding molybdopterin oxidoreductase family protein — translation MKAYKRSVCPYDCPDACSLLVEVENGRALQVTGEPQHPITQGKLCPKMRDYPATVYSPERILTPLLRTGAKGSGEFAPISWEEAIARIAAQWRSIVGQCGGEAILPFSYAGTMGVVQRNAGHAFFHRLGASQLERTLCSPAKDYGWRAIMGGTKGMRVQETVYSDLIVIWGANAAATSVHFLHFVQKAKKKGAKVWLVDTYETPTAAVADRVIRLQPGSDAALALGLVRLIDEAGFADEAFLERHVQGYEKLRQEVLMDYTPDKVAALTGVTPQEQLELAQALGQAKAPFIRMGSGMTRYGNGAMTIRAILCVPAWLGAWQHLGGGAYGDLSTGAAVDKDVVLRPDLLNPATRSININQLGDALTKATPPVRSLYVYHCNPAAVVADQNKVLAGLRRDDLFTVVHERFLTDTALFADVVLPATTSLEQDDLFTCYGNYFVQRSPAAIAPVGEAKSNWDVFRLLAEAMGFAGLYEKTAAQMVDAVLDRATPWLEAAGVEKIRQGEFAELPLETDYKLQYLTPSRKIEVWNPLEKEELPRWLPPYGGEGDLWLMTAPSLYGLNSSFREQPRLRQLRGAMSLLMHPADAAKRKLQDGALVEVWNELGQVLFTLAVTEKAQPGVVVAEGVWKLADAAGANTVNALTSQRLTDRAAGSTFYDTRVFVRQGP, via the coding sequence ATGAAAGCATATAAACGATCTGTTTGTCCTTATGATTGCCCGGATGCCTGCTCTCTTTTGGTAGAGGTGGAAAATGGGCGGGCGCTGCAAGTGACAGGAGAACCGCAGCATCCGATTACACAGGGGAAACTTTGTCCTAAAATGAGGGATTATCCGGCTACCGTATATTCGCCGGAACGGATTTTGACGCCCTTGTTGCGCACCGGAGCTAAAGGGAGTGGAGAGTTTGCGCCGATTTCTTGGGAAGAGGCGATAGCGCGCATTGCGGCGCAGTGGCGCAGCATAGTGGGACAATGCGGTGGTGAAGCCATTTTGCCCTTTTCCTACGCAGGAACCATGGGTGTGGTCCAGCGCAATGCCGGACATGCTTTCTTTCATCGCCTAGGGGCGTCTCAACTAGAACGTACTCTTTGTTCGCCAGCCAAGGATTACGGTTGGCGGGCTATTATGGGCGGCACTAAAGGAATGCGGGTGCAAGAGACGGTTTATAGTGATCTGATTGTCATTTGGGGTGCTAACGCGGCGGCTACGTCCGTGCATTTCCTTCATTTTGTCCAGAAAGCTAAAAAAAAGGGAGCCAAAGTCTGGCTTGTTGATACGTATGAGACGCCAACGGCAGCGGTGGCGGATCGGGTCATTCGACTGCAGCCTGGCAGCGATGCCGCCTTGGCTCTGGGACTGGTGCGGCTGATTGATGAAGCAGGCTTTGCGGATGAAGCCTTTTTAGAGCGTCATGTTCAAGGGTATGAGAAGTTGCGCCAGGAGGTGCTAATGGATTATACGCCGGATAAGGTGGCGGCTTTGACCGGCGTGACGCCGCAAGAACAGCTGGAGTTGGCGCAGGCTTTGGGACAGGCTAAAGCGCCTTTCATTCGTATGGGCAGCGGCATGACACGCTATGGCAACGGCGCCATGACGATACGAGCGATCTTATGCGTTCCTGCTTGGTTGGGGGCTTGGCAGCACTTGGGTGGCGGCGCGTATGGCGATCTCAGCACCGGCGCTGCCGTCGACAAGGACGTAGTGTTGAGACCGGATCTTTTAAATCCGGCGACGCGCAGCATCAACATTAATCAGTTGGGCGATGCTCTGACCAAGGCAACGCCGCCGGTTCGTTCTTTATACGTATATCACTGCAATCCTGCGGCGGTGGTAGCGGACCAAAACAAGGTGCTGGCTGGTCTGCGGCGAGACGATTTATTTACGGTAGTGCATGAACGATTTTTAACGGATACGGCTCTTTTTGCCGACGTGGTGCTGCCAGCGACGACTTCGCTGGAACAAGATGATTTGTTTACCTGTTATGGAAATTACTTTGTACAGCGTTCGCCGGCGGCCATTGCACCAGTAGGCGAAGCGAAATCCAACTGGGATGTTTTTCGACTGCTTGCTGAAGCCATGGGCTTTGCCGGTTTGTATGAGAAAACGGCGGCGCAGATGGTGGACGCCGTTTTGGACCGGGCCACTCCTTGGCTGGAAGCGGCAGGGGTAGAGAAAATACGCCAGGGGGAATTTGCGGAGTTGCCGTTGGAAACGGATTATAAACTGCAATATCTTACTCCGTCTAGGAAAATTGAAGTGTGGAACCCTTTGGAAAAAGAAGAATTGCCCCGCTGGTTGCCGCCTTATGGCGGCGAGGGAGATTTATGGCTGATGACAGCGCCTAGTTTGTATGGTCTCAATTCCTCCTTTCGGGAGCAGCCGCGCTTAAGGCAACTGCGGGGGGCGATGAGCCTTTTGATGCACCCGGCGGATGCCGCGAAAAGAAAGTTGCAGGACGGGGCCTTGGTGGAAGTTTGGAACGAACTGGGCCAGGTATTGTTTACGCTGGCGGTAACGGAAAAAGCGCAGCCCGGCGTGGTGGTGGCCGAAGGCGTGTGGAAGCTGGCGGATGCAGCTGGCGCTAATACGGTGAACGCCTTGACTTCGCAGCGACTGACCGATCGGGCGGCAGGAAGCACATTCTATGATACAAGGGTCTTTGTACGCCAAGGCCCGTGA
- a CDS encoding flavodoxin family protein — translation MKVVAFNGSPHKEGNTFHSLQVVGQELTVAGIEFEIIQVGSCSLRGCTACNGCARNKDEQCVLPGDELNAWVQKMKEADGILLGSPVHYAGIGATMKCFLDRAFYVAGVNGGLLRHKVGASVVAVRRSGGSSTFDALNHYITYSEMLLPGSNYWNIAHGTTPGEVLQDEEGLQLLRVLGRNMAWLLKSLDAAKELVPPPTAEKKIFTNFIR, via the coding sequence ATGAAAGTCGTCGCTTTTAACGGCAGCCCCCATAAAGAGGGAAACACGTTTCATTCACTGCAGGTTGTAGGCCAAGAGCTCACTGTCGCTGGCATCGAGTTTGAAATTATTCAAGTTGGAAGCTGCAGTCTCCGTGGCTGTACCGCCTGTAACGGCTGCGCCAGAAACAAAGACGAGCAATGTGTTTTACCTGGCGATGAGCTCAACGCTTGGGTTCAAAAAATGAAGGAAGCCGATGGCATCCTCCTTGGCTCTCCCGTTCATTATGCCGGCATCGGCGCTACCATGAAATGCTTCTTGGACCGCGCTTTCTATGTGGCTGGTGTCAACGGCGGCCTGTTGCGCCACAAAGTAGGCGCCAGCGTTGTCGCCGTACGCCGCAGCGGCGGCAGCAGCACTTTTGATGCCTTAAACCACTACATCACTTATTCTGAAATGCTGCTGCCAGGCTCCAATTATTGGAACATCGCCCATGGTACGACCCCCGGCGAAGTGCTGCAAGATGAAGAAGGCCTGCAACTGTTGCGCGTCCTCGGCCGCAATATGGCCTGGCTGCTTAAATCGCTAGATGCCGCCAAAGAACTGGTTCCGCCGCCGACTGCAGAAAAGAAAATTTTCACCAACTTTATCCGCTAA
- a CDS encoding efflux RND transporter periplasmic adaptor subunit has protein sequence MRSFCQEVAIIKNPLHTVPKKFIALALIIVFAAGGAWWYQERQKAASTPSINTTAVGRETIQSAVSATGTISAVNSVDISSRVTGLIRELRVKENDWVTAGQVLVVLDDTSLQAQVAQYRAQLANYEAVYARSQQLAAGGGESDQQLDADRTNYLVAKANYDNYASQLGYYVITSPITGLVVGKPTPEGQTVAQGISTPQVIMTIADMSKMQIKVMVDETDIGKVQNGQQVTFTVDAYPNRTFTGVVSNISRSATTTSNVIYYPVYVDIDSSEGLLFPTMTARVTILISQRNQVLAVPSGAIKEENGRKTVQVLQDGKIVSVAVETGLSNDEKVEIISGLEEGAQVVLPAAKSKTASSNQGPPPRI, from the coding sequence ATGCGGTCATTTTGTCAGGAGGTGGCCATCATTAAAAATCCGCTTCACACCGTTCCTAAAAAATTTATTGCCCTGGCCCTCATTATCGTTTTCGCAGCAGGCGGCGCCTGGTGGTATCAAGAGCGCCAAAAAGCGGCTTCCACACCCAGCATCAACACGACTGCGGTCGGCCGGGAAACCATTCAGAGCGCAGTGTCCGCTACCGGCACCATTTCCGCCGTCAATTCAGTTGATATTTCTTCACGTGTAACCGGTCTCATCCGCGAGCTGCGGGTAAAAGAAAATGACTGGGTCACTGCAGGACAAGTACTGGTGGTCTTGGATGACACCAGTCTTCAGGCGCAGGTAGCCCAATACCGGGCACAACTTGCCAACTACGAAGCAGTTTACGCTCGCAGCCAACAGTTGGCTGCAGGCGGCGGCGAATCCGACCAACAGTTAGATGCAGATCGTACCAATTACCTTGTCGCTAAAGCCAACTATGACAACTACGCTTCTCAGCTTGGCTACTACGTTATTACCTCGCCCATTACCGGCTTGGTTGTCGGTAAGCCCACGCCGGAAGGGCAAACCGTCGCTCAAGGTATTTCCACACCCCAGGTCATCATGACCATTGCCGATATGTCGAAAATGCAGATCAAGGTCATGGTAGATGAAACCGACATCGGCAAAGTACAAAACGGGCAACAAGTAACCTTCACTGTGGACGCTTATCCCAACCGAACCTTCACTGGCGTAGTAAGCAATATTTCCCGCAGCGCCACTACAACTTCCAATGTTATTTACTATCCGGTATATGTGGATATTGACTCATCGGAAGGCTTACTCTTCCCAACCATGACTGCTCGAGTAACCATCTTGATTTCCCAACGCAATCAAGTACTAGCAGTACCATCTGGCGCCATCAAAGAGGAAAATGGCCGCAAAACCGTACAGGTTCTGCAAGATGGCAAAATAGTCAGTGTTGCCGTGGAAACCGGTCTAAGCAACGATGAAAAGGTAGAAATCATCAGCGGCCTGGAAGAGGGTGCGCAAGTAGTCCTGCCCGCAGCCAAGTCTAAAACCGCCAGCAGCAACCAAGGACCGCCGCCGCGCATTTAA
- a CDS encoding Nramp family divalent metal transporter — protein MNKSFSRTSLQHARELLRYLGPGILVTVGFIDPGNWASNVAAGAEYGYLLLWMVTLSTIMLILLQHNVAHLGIATGLCLSEAATKHLPSWLSRPLLSSAVLAAISTAMAEILGAAIALNMLFGLSIRDGAILSTLGVLFMLGTNSYRRLEKWIIGFVSIIGLSFLFELSLVDIAWSSATAGWVTPVIPEGSLPVVMSVLGAVVMPHNLFLHSEIIQSRQWNLENPAIIRKQMRFEFLDTLFSMILGWAINSAMILVAATTFFQAGVAVDALEQAQVMLEPLLGGHAAIVFAVALLFAGFSSSITAGMAGGSIFAGVFGEAYDTASNQTRAGVLLTLIAALIVIFFVSDPFQGLIYSQMLLSIQLPWTIFLQIYLTSSKKVMGDYANRPTTKWLLLLVGAIVSVLNIMLLYSYL, from the coding sequence ATGAACAAATCATTTTCACGCACATCCTTGCAGCACGCACGCGAGCTGCTGCGCTACCTAGGTCCAGGAATTCTGGTCACCGTTGGTTTTATCGACCCCGGCAACTGGGCTTCTAATGTCGCCGCCGGCGCGGAATACGGTTACTTACTACTCTGGATGGTCACACTATCCACGATCATGCTTATCCTGCTGCAGCACAATGTCGCTCACTTAGGCATTGCCACAGGCCTATGCCTCTCTGAAGCCGCTACTAAACATCTGCCTTCCTGGTTATCACGGCCACTTCTTTCTTCTGCGGTATTGGCAGCCATTTCTACGGCTATGGCGGAAATATTGGGTGCCGCCATAGCGTTAAACATGCTTTTCGGTCTCAGCATCCGCGACGGCGCAATACTCTCCACTTTGGGAGTCTTATTCATGCTGGGCACCAACTCTTACCGACGGCTGGAAAAGTGGATTATCGGCTTTGTCTCTATTATCGGTCTGTCTTTCCTCTTCGAACTCAGCTTAGTAGACATTGCCTGGTCCAGCGCCACTGCCGGCTGGGTAACCCCGGTTATTCCCGAAGGCTCTTTGCCGGTAGTCATGAGCGTCCTCGGCGCAGTCGTCATGCCGCACAACCTCTTTTTACATTCCGAAATTATCCAAAGCCGTCAATGGAATCTGGAGAATCCGGCAATTATTCGCAAACAGATGCGTTTTGAATTTTTAGATACACTGTTTTCCATGATTTTAGGCTGGGCCATTAACAGTGCTATGATCCTAGTAGCTGCAACCACGTTTTTCCAGGCAGGAGTCGCGGTTGACGCTCTCGAGCAGGCGCAGGTTATGCTAGAGCCGCTCTTAGGCGGCCACGCCGCCATCGTCTTTGCAGTAGCCTTGCTCTTTGCGGGTTTTTCCTCGAGCATCACCGCCGGCATGGCAGGAGGCTCCATTTTCGCCGGCGTCTTCGGCGAAGCCTATGACACCGCTAGCAACCAAACCCGCGCTGGTGTTTTGCTCACCCTGATCGCGGCGCTAATCGTCATTTTCTTCGTCTCGGATCCTTTTCAAGGACTTATTTACTCCCAGATGCTGCTGAGCATCCAGCTTCCCTGGACCATTTTTCTGCAAATCTACCTAACTTCTTCCAAAAAGGTAATGGGCGACTATGCCAACCGCCCAACCACCAAATGGCTGTTGCTGCTGGTAGGCGCTATTGTGAGCGTTCTCAACATCATGCTGTTGTATAGCTATTTGTAG
- a CDS encoding ABC transporter permease: MFWESILIAWEGLIANKLRTFLTMLGIIIGVGAVIAMISIGLGVQQKVQSSISSLGSNLLVVMPGASSSAGGGVRQAAGSNITLTYSDAKAIGKSVSGIANVAPAVSSSYQLVYGNQNWKTSVQGTTPDQQAIRSYTLATGSFISSRDENDRARVVVLGNTVATNLFGNASAIGKMIRIDKAPFRVIGVLDAKGQSSMGQDQDDIAIIPITTAQERLLGITYIHSISVQMESEDLLDKAQEDITALLRSRHRLVATAENDFSVRNLTALMSTMQETTGTITIFLGAIAAISLLVGGIGIMNIMLVSVTERTREIGIRKAIGATFSNILLQFLIEAMVVSVSGGLVGIFLGIGAAYVITSVFGWQTVISPLSIGASFGITVLIGLFFGIYPARKAALLDPIDALRYE, from the coding sequence ATGTTCTGGGAAAGCATACTCATCGCTTGGGAAGGCTTAATCGCCAATAAGCTGCGCACCTTCTTGACCATGCTGGGCATCATCATCGGCGTCGGTGCCGTTATTGCCATGATTTCTATTGGTCTGGGAGTGCAGCAGAAAGTCCAGTCTTCGATTTCCAGCCTGGGCAGCAATCTGCTTGTCGTCATGCCTGGGGCCAGTTCTTCCGCCGGAGGCGGCGTACGCCAGGCAGCTGGTTCCAACATTACCCTTACTTACAGCGATGCCAAAGCCATTGGTAAATCTGTCAGCGGCATTGCCAACGTAGCTCCAGCAGTCAGCTCTTCCTATCAACTGGTTTACGGCAATCAAAACTGGAAAACCTCGGTCCAAGGCACCACGCCGGACCAGCAGGCCATCCGCAGCTATACCTTGGCTACTGGTTCCTTCATCAGTAGCCGTGATGAAAATGATCGGGCCCGGGTAGTTGTATTGGGCAATACGGTCGCCACCAATCTTTTTGGCAACGCCTCTGCTATAGGCAAGATGATTCGCATTGATAAAGCCCCCTTCCGCGTCATTGGCGTACTAGACGCCAAAGGACAGTCCTCCATGGGGCAAGATCAGGATGACATTGCCATCATTCCTATTACAACCGCGCAAGAGCGCTTACTGGGCATTACGTACATCCACTCGATCAGCGTACAAATGGAAAGTGAAGACTTGCTCGATAAGGCCCAGGAAGACATTACGGCCCTCTTACGTTCCCGCCATCGCCTGGTGGCGACAGCTGAAAATGATTTTTCCGTCCGCAACTTGACAGCGTTGATGAGCACCATGCAGGAAACTACCGGCACCATCACTATCTTCTTAGGCGCCATTGCCGCCATTTCCCTCTTGGTCGGCGGCATAGGCATTATGAATATCATGCTGGTGTCGGTCACTGAACGCACTCGTGAAATCGGCATCCGCAAAGCCATCGGCGCGACCTTTAGCAACATCCTGCTGCAGTTTCTTATCGAAGCCATGGTGGTCAGCGTCAGCGGCGGTTTAGTCGGTATATTCTTAGGCATCGGAGCCGCTTACGTCATCACCTCTGTCTTCGGCTGGCAAACCGTCATTTCGCCGCTCTCCATCGGCGCATCCTTTGGTATCACGGTCCTAATCGGCCTTTTCTTCGGTATTTATCCCGCCAGAAAAGCCGCTCTTTTAGATCCCATTGACGCATTACGCTATGAATAA
- a CDS encoding response regulator transcription factor, with protein MERTILVVDDEERMRKLIGDFLRREGYQILEAGDGRQALERMSTEKVDLVILDVMMPEQDGWTVCREIRRTSDIPVIMLTARSEEMDQLFAFELGADEYVTKPFSPKILTARVNALFRRLDGGGRAMLPGGLSIDASARQVFIDGQPLELSPKEYELLSYLVEHRGKALSRQQILNQVWNYDYYGDLRTVDTHITRLRGKLGDQAALVQTIRGYGYRFEGER; from the coding sequence ATGGAACGAACCATCTTGGTAGTGGATGACGAAGAGCGGATGCGCAAGCTAATCGGAGATTTTTTGCGGCGCGAAGGCTATCAAATACTAGAAGCCGGTGATGGCCGCCAAGCCTTAGAACGGATGAGTACGGAAAAAGTGGATTTGGTTATTTTGGATGTAATGATGCCGGAACAAGACGGCTGGACCGTATGTCGGGAAATTCGCCGTACCAGCGACATTCCGGTGATCATGCTGACGGCGCGCAGTGAGGAGATGGATCAGCTTTTTGCGTTTGAGTTGGGAGCAGACGAATATGTGACCAAGCCATTCAGCCCTAAAATTTTGACGGCTCGCGTCAATGCGTTGTTTCGACGTCTTGATGGGGGCGGACGGGCTATGCTGCCTGGAGGTCTTAGCATTGATGCATCCGCTAGGCAGGTATTTATTGATGGACAGCCCTTGGAACTGAGTCCTAAAGAATATGAACTACTTAGCTACTTGGTGGAACATCGCGGCAAGGCTCTTAGTCGTCAGCAAATTTTGAATCAAGTTTGGAATTATGACTACTATGGAGATTTGCGTACCGTAGATACCCATATTACCCGTTTGCGAGGCAAACTGGGTGACCAGGCTGCGCTAGTGCAGACGATCCGTGGCTATGGCTATCGTTTTGAGGGGGAACGCTAA
- a CDS encoding ABC transporter ATP-binding protein: MSIIVLNDITKTYHMGDTAVHALNHVSLGIDSGEFVAIIGSSGSGKSTLMNIVGCLDRPSSGSYQLEGKEVATLDESDLASVRNAKLGFVFQNFNLLPRMSALQNVALPLIYANISKKERLERAAQHLEKVGLADRMYHNPNELSGGQRQRVAIARALVNDPPILIADEPTGNLDTKSSLEIMTIFTALHKQGRTLIMVTHEPDIAAYAQRTIQMRDGQVLQDSKRGEEA, encoded by the coding sequence ATGAGCATTATTGTTTTGAATGACATCACCAAAACGTACCACATGGGCGACACCGCTGTCCATGCCCTAAACCATGTCAGCCTGGGCATTGACAGCGGTGAGTTCGTCGCCATTATCGGTTCTTCCGGCTCCGGAAAATCCACTTTAATGAACATCGTCGGCTGTTTAGACCGCCCCAGCAGCGGCTCCTACCAACTGGAAGGCAAAGAAGTAGCTACCTTGGACGAATCCGACCTTGCGTCGGTACGTAACGCCAAGCTGGGCTTCGTCTTTCAGAACTTTAATCTGCTGCCGCGTATGTCGGCCCTGCAGAACGTAGCTTTGCCTTTGATATATGCCAATATATCAAAGAAAGAACGGCTGGAGCGCGCCGCGCAGCACCTGGAAAAAGTCGGCCTTGCCGACCGCATGTACCATAATCCTAATGAACTGTCCGGCGGGCAACGGCAACGCGTAGCCATTGCCCGGGCTCTTGTCAACGATCCGCCCATCCTGATCGCCGACGAACCTACCGGCAACCTCGACACCAAGTCCAGCCTGGAAATCATGACTATTTTCACCGCCTTGCACAAACAGGGCCGGACGCTAATCATGGTCACCCATGAACCGGACATTGCCGCCTACGCCCAGCGAACGATTCAAATGCGCGACGGCCAAGTACTGCAGGATTCAAAGCGTGGAGAGGAGGCCTAG
- a CDS encoding MFS transporter, translating into MSKNSRESKGGERMQDDGFRYLSRNFICLWAANFLYFGSFYLLLPTLSPYAAALGASTFQVGLVMGFFTFASVTIRPQCGVLAGTYGRRPVMLAGVGFFSLVFFLYAVVDDVYVLYAVRALHGLGHAAFLAAAAAYIADLAPVERRGEVIGYYSLSNIISMAVFPAVGVAWMKYSQDDFVGLVWGGGVIALVAWAFVAGLQECSTQESRRPGASLRQVAVRTEVWASSLALWSGALCYGVVITFLPLFAPARGIEDFGIFFSVYAVSTVASRAVAGKLSDRIGRKKVIVPFMLVMAAAMVFLAQVTSVWDLAVAGALFGFGLGAYFPVLNALVVDHTPPRDRGTALGFFTSFMDVGIASGAVVLGLAGEYFGYDAMFFWGAGTLFLSVFVFANAVKSERK; encoded by the coding sequence ATGTCGAAAAACAGCAGAGAAAGTAAAGGGGGTGAGCGCATGCAGGACGACGGGTTTCGTTACTTGTCGAGAAATTTCATTTGCCTTTGGGCGGCAAACTTTCTCTACTTCGGTAGTTTCTACCTGCTGTTGCCTACCTTGTCTCCGTATGCGGCTGCCTTGGGTGCTTCGACCTTTCAAGTGGGCCTGGTAATGGGCTTTTTTACATTTGCGTCAGTTACGATTCGGCCGCAATGCGGCGTATTGGCCGGGACCTATGGCAGGCGGCCGGTTATGTTGGCAGGGGTCGGCTTTTTTTCTTTGGTATTTTTTCTTTATGCCGTAGTAGATGACGTATATGTTTTGTATGCGGTGCGGGCCTTGCACGGTTTGGGGCATGCCGCCTTTTTGGCTGCTGCCGCCGCTTATATCGCCGATTTGGCACCGGTAGAAAGGCGGGGAGAAGTGATTGGCTATTACAGCCTGTCCAATATTATCTCAATGGCGGTGTTTCCGGCAGTAGGCGTTGCTTGGATGAAATATAGCCAGGACGACTTTGTCGGCCTGGTTTGGGGCGGCGGTGTTATTGCCTTGGTGGCCTGGGCGTTTGTGGCGGGCCTGCAAGAATGTTCTACCCAGGAATCGCGCCGTCCTGGGGCGTCATTACGGCAGGTGGCTGTCCGTACAGAGGTCTGGGCGTCCTCTTTGGCTTTATGGAGCGGCGCCTTGTGCTACGGCGTAGTTATTACTTTCTTGCCGCTTTTCGCACCGGCGCGGGGCATTGAGGATTTCGGTATTTTTTTTAGCGTTTATGCGGTCAGTACCGTGGCCAGCCGAGCGGTGGCAGGTAAGTTGTCTGATCGAATCGGGCGTAAGAAAGTGATTGTGCCGTTTATGTTGGTCATGGCGGCGGCGATGGTCTTTTTGGCGCAAGTGACTAGTGTGTGGGATTTGGCTGTGGCTGGCGCGCTTTTTGGTTTTGGCTTAGGGGCGTATTTTCCGGTGCTTAATGCGTTGGTAGTGGATCATACGCCACCGCGTGATAGGGGAACTGCGTTGGGCTTTTTCACGTCCTTTATGGATGTGGGTATTGCCAGTGGCGCGGTGGTGCTGGGGCTGGCTGGAGAATATTTTGGGTATGATGCCATGTTTTTCTGGGGGGCGGGCACGCTGTTTCTAAGCGTTTTTGTTTTTGCCAATGCGGTAAAAAGTGAAAGGAAGTGA
- a CDS encoding HAMP domain-containing sensor histidine kinase, which produces MVSIRTKLFVSLLALVSFFGILVWVVIDFGLERYYLWQKESVLLVSSRAVADQYDGDPEHIELELERLASTLGAGVVILDKDKNVKYTSFGPLRVRRMTGSIGSSINEELHGPPKHIDKDRHWVDEHTVVETQQDLDLKIDFLVWRHWLSNGDSFIVRQPLAPVSESANLAAQFMLFAGFIALLAGSCWAFLFARRFTAPILELNRIAQSMANLDFSQKWTTRRQDELGELGSSINHLSKQLGEAMDRLQEQNRQLQEDVEKERRLDRMRKDFVSAVSHELKTPLALILGYAEGLQEHVVIDEESQRYYCSVIADEAQKMDKLVKSLLNLSQLESGAGHLQWEEFDLAGLAVDVAQKYKAVLAEKEIELTVDAATPCFVYGDVLGAEQIITNFLTNAFSHADGERKVRLWLQPMGAHWRLQVKNTGQAIPEDSLDKIWTSFYKVDKARTRQYGGHGLGLSIVRAIQEAHGNAFGAENTPDGVLFWADFDEIEQIPAEEDRSSQGE; this is translated from the coding sequence ATGGTTTCCATACGCACGAAGCTCTTTGTTTCGCTGTTGGCGCTGGTGTCGTTCTTTGGCATTCTTGTTTGGGTTGTCATTGACTTTGGGTTGGAGCGTTACTACCTGTGGCAGAAAGAGTCGGTTCTTTTAGTCAGCAGCCGAGCGGTGGCAGATCAATATGACGGTGATCCAGAACATATTGAATTGGAGCTGGAACGTTTGGCGAGCACCTTGGGCGCTGGTGTCGTTATTTTGGACAAGGATAAAAATGTAAAATATACTTCCTTCGGTCCCCTGCGCGTGCGGCGCATGACGGGAAGCATAGGTTCCAGTATCAATGAGGAACTGCACGGACCGCCTAAGCATATTGATAAAGATCGACATTGGGTGGATGAGCACACAGTAGTGGAAACCCAGCAGGACTTAGATCTGAAGATTGACTTTCTCGTCTGGCGTCATTGGCTGTCTAATGGCGATTCTTTCATTGTGCGGCAGCCGCTGGCGCCTGTCTCGGAAAGCGCTAATTTGGCAGCGCAGTTTATGCTTTTTGCCGGTTTTATTGCGCTGTTGGCGGGAAGCTGCTGGGCTTTCCTTTTTGCCCGGCGTTTTACGGCGCCCATTTTGGAATTGAATCGTATTGCCCAGAGCATGGCCAACCTTGATTTTTCCCAAAAGTGGACGACGCGGCGGCAGGATGAATTGGGAGAATTGGGGAGCAGCATTAATCATTTGTCGAAACAGTTGGGAGAGGCCATGGATCGATTGCAGGAACAAAACCGTCAATTACAGGAAGACGTGGAAAAAGAACGACGGTTGGACCGGATGCGCAAGGATTTCGTTTCTGCAGTGTCTCATGAGCTAAAGACGCCGTTGGCTTTGATTTTAGGATATGCCGAGGGCTTGCAGGAACATGTAGTTATTGACGAAGAAAGTCAGCGCTATTACTGCTCTGTCATTGCCGATGAGGCGCAAAAGATGGACAAGCTGGTCAAGAGTTTGTTGAATCTGTCGCAACTGGAAAGCGGCGCAGGGCATCTGCAGTGGGAGGAATTTGATTTAGCCGGCTTAGCAGTGGATGTGGCGCAGAAATATAAGGCGGTATTAGCGGAAAAAGAGATTGAGTTGACAGTGGATGCTGCAACTCCTTGCTTTGTATATGGCGATGTACTGGGGGCCGAGCAAATCATAACCAATTTCCTTACCAACGCCTTTTCTCATGCAGATGGGGAGCGCAAAGTCCGCCTTTGGCTGCAACCGATGGGGGCGCATTGGCGGCTGCAGGTGAAAAACACGGGGCAAGCTATTCCTGAAGATAGCTTAGACAAAATTTGGACCAGCTTTTACAAAGTAGATAAGGCCCGCACCCGTCAATACGGCGGCCATGGTCTGGGCTTGTCCATTGTGCGCGCCATCCAGGAAGCCCATGGCAATGCCTTTGGTGCGGAGAACACGCCAGATGGAGTGCTCTTCTGGGCTGATTTCGACGAAATCGAACAGATACCTGCCGAGGAAGATCGTTCTTCCCAAGGAGAATAA